In the genome of Streptomyces sp. NBC_00190, one region contains:
- a CDS encoding MFS transporter, protein MSLLARTRPRPAAPATAAATPASRHVPSAWLALLAAPVAASANSPVLILPDMAGSLGVRTATATWLVTVFAWAMAVGTPLMAGLLRRRGLGSTLRLSAALIVAGAAVVAVAPWLPLAMAGRAAQAVGGAGLVTAAMSLAGSVRRMGVITAGFGVLGAVGPLLGSAIAGPASWRVSLAVGAVALLALPAVMRRADLSAPEQTTPFDGRGAALLVLTATALVLIPRYPLPAVVASLLTALLLALHIRSHPTGFVPAALLRTRAFALSALLACTFATSYFTLLFTIPQLLRDRTDWSTSTIGTGQLVALLTGSVLSMVLAAASARLSRPRVLTILLTVGALAPLTAVLTPWAPLLLLVATLAVFTTSAGQATLAVYATQSTTPTQRPTAIGLFNLCYQLGGAFGPAIAALITLGG, encoded by the coding sequence ATGTCCCTGCTCGCCCGAACCCGCCCCCGCCCCGCTGCGCCGGCGACGGCCGCCGCCACTCCGGCTTCGCGCCATGTCCCGTCCGCATGGCTGGCGTTGCTGGCCGCCCCGGTCGCCGCGAGCGCCAACAGCCCGGTCCTGATCCTGCCCGACATGGCCGGCTCGCTCGGCGTCCGTACGGCCACGGCGACCTGGCTCGTCACGGTCTTCGCCTGGGCCATGGCCGTCGGCACCCCCTTGATGGCGGGCCTGCTGCGCCGCCGCGGCCTGGGCAGCACGCTCCGGCTGAGCGCGGCCCTGATCGTGGCCGGCGCCGCGGTCGTCGCCGTGGCGCCCTGGCTGCCGCTGGCCATGGCGGGCAGGGCGGCCCAGGCGGTGGGCGGCGCGGGCCTGGTCACCGCGGCGATGAGCCTGGCGGGTTCGGTACGCCGCATGGGGGTGATCACGGCGGGCTTCGGGGTGCTGGGCGCGGTCGGACCGCTGCTCGGTTCGGCGATCGCCGGCCCGGCCTCCTGGCGGGTGTCCCTCGCCGTCGGGGCGGTCGCCCTCCTGGCCCTGCCGGCGGTCATGCGCCGCGCCGACCTGTCCGCACCCGAGCAGACCACCCCCTTCGACGGCCGGGGCGCCGCCCTGCTGGTCCTGACGGCGACGGCCCTGGTACTCATCCCGCGCTACCCGCTCCCGGCGGTGGTCGCCTCGCTGCTGACGGCCTTGCTGCTGGCCCTGCACATCCGGTCCCATCCCACCGGCTTCGTCCCCGCAGCGCTGCTGCGCACCCGGGCCTTCGCCCTCTCCGCCCTGCTCGCCTGCACCTTCGCGACCTCGTACTTCACGCTGCTCTTCACCATCCCGCAGCTGCTGCGCGACCGCACCGACTGGTCGACCTCCACGATCGGCACCGGCCAACTGGTCGCCCTCCTCACGGGCTCCGTGCTCTCCATGGTGCTGGCCGCGGCCTCGGCCCGGCTGAGCCGCCCGCGGGTCCTGACGATCCTGCTCACGGTCGGAGCGCTGGCCCCGCTCACCGCCGTGCTGACCCCCTGGGCGCCGCTGCTCCTGCTGGTAGCGACGCTGGCCGTCTTCACGACGAGCGCGGGGCAGGCCACGCTCGCGGTATACGCCACCCAGTCCACTACGCCCACTCAGCGCCCCACGGCGATCGGCCTGTTCAACCTCTGCTATCAGCTGGGCGGCGCCTTCGGCCCGGCGATCGCAGCTCTGATCACGCTGGGCGGCTGA
- a CDS encoding MMPL family transporter: MGQTGQTGRAGVYRRVIPWGVLVLWVIALAAAGSFAGKLADVQRDRTADYLPSGADSTQVARLQEELPGGEVTGVLLVYHRDGGLTAADRGAAERQVAEVTVPAGTTDTVAAKPPVQLAGSKDPRDFGAILRGPGIPSGDGTTLMYAVSTAAPGTDDAAKKAFVEGVRAHARGTDGLTVWVGGDGAVEVDAKEVFGSIDGTLMLATGLVVALLLVLTYRSPVLWLVPLVVVGAGAVCARAAVYGLASGLGLTVTSQSAGIMTVLVFGAGTDYALLLVARYRDELRRTALPYDAMRTALRGCGPALLASCGTVVAGLACLLAADLNNIRGLGPVGAVGVLCALIAMTTLLPAVLVLLGRRVFWPLIPAYGSEPTQRRLNVFAAMGSSAGKRPVAVLVTGIVLLGALALGVFNLPGALKREDSFTSKPESIAAMGTLAKAFPERSSRPIEVMAPTGTADRILAQARSVEGVASAERGRSGGGWTEIAVTAKAAPESAGESAAIERLRARLDGAHVGGASARQLDLAATNAHDRLTVIPLVLASVLLVLILLLRSLVAPLLLVAAVVLVWGAALGIGGLVFGPVFGFTGVDPGLLLLTFVFLVALGVDYGIFLMHRTREETRGGAEPRQAALTALRTTGGVIASAGIVLAATFAVLASLPLVMFVEMGTVVAAGVVLDTFLVRTYLVTSASVLLGRRVWWPGRPSGTPTPVAGSVPELVGDRR; this comes from the coding sequence ATGGGGCAGACAGGGCAGACGGGGCGAGCAGGCGTATACCGCAGGGTGATTCCGTGGGGTGTGCTGGTGCTGTGGGTGATCGCGCTCGCCGCCGCCGGGTCGTTCGCGGGCAAGCTCGCGGACGTACAGCGTGACCGGACGGCGGACTATCTGCCGTCGGGAGCCGACTCGACGCAGGTGGCCAGGCTCCAGGAGGAGCTGCCCGGCGGCGAGGTGACCGGCGTGCTGCTCGTCTACCACCGCGACGGCGGGCTGACCGCCGCCGACCGGGGCGCCGCCGAACGGCAGGTCGCGGAGGTCACGGTCCCGGCGGGTACGACGGATACCGTCGCCGCCAAGCCCCCCGTGCAGCTCGCCGGGTCGAAGGATCCCCGGGACTTCGGCGCGATCCTCCGCGGACCCGGCATTCCGTCCGGGGACGGCACCACTCTCATGTACGCGGTGTCCACGGCCGCGCCCGGCACGGACGACGCGGCGAAGAAGGCCTTCGTCGAGGGTGTACGGGCCCATGCGCGCGGTACCGACGGGCTGACCGTGTGGGTCGGCGGCGACGGCGCCGTCGAAGTCGACGCCAAGGAGGTGTTCGGCTCCATCGACGGGACGCTGATGCTGGCAACCGGCCTGGTGGTGGCCCTGCTCCTCGTCCTCACCTACCGGAGCCCGGTGCTCTGGCTGGTGCCGCTGGTGGTGGTCGGGGCGGGGGCGGTCTGCGCGCGGGCCGCGGTGTACGGGCTCGCCTCGGGCCTCGGGCTCACCGTGACCAGCCAGAGCGCCGGGATCATGACGGTCCTGGTCTTCGGCGCGGGCACCGACTACGCACTGCTGCTCGTCGCCCGCTACCGCGACGAACTGCGCCGCACGGCCCTTCCGTACGACGCGATGCGCACCGCGCTGCGCGGTTGCGGGCCGGCGCTGCTGGCCTCCTGCGGGACGGTCGTGGCGGGGTTGGCCTGTCTGCTCGCCGCCGACCTCAACAACATCCGCGGCCTCGGCCCGGTCGGCGCGGTGGGCGTACTGTGCGCGCTGATCGCGATGACGACGCTGTTGCCGGCGGTCCTGGTGCTGCTCGGACGGCGCGTGTTCTGGCCGCTGATTCCCGCGTACGGCAGCGAACCCACGCAGCGCCGACTCAACGTCTTTGCCGCGATGGGGAGTTCGGCGGGCAAGCGGCCGGTCGCCGTGCTCGTGACGGGAATCGTCCTGCTCGGCGCGCTGGCGCTCGGTGTGTTCAACCTGCCCGGGGCGCTCAAGAGGGAGGACAGCTTCACCAGCAAGCCCGAGTCGATCGCCGCCATGGGAACGCTGGCCAAGGCCTTCCCGGAGCGCAGCAGCCGGCCCATCGAGGTCATGGCGCCCACCGGAACAGCCGACCGGATCCTCGCCCAAGCCAGGTCCGTCGAAGGCGTCGCGAGCGCCGAGAGGGGCCGCAGCGGCGGCGGCTGGACCGAGATCGCCGTCACCGCCAAGGCCGCGCCCGAGTCCGCGGGGGAGAGCGCCGCCATCGAACGGCTCCGGGCCCGGCTCGACGGCGCGCACGTGGGCGGCGCGAGCGCCCGGCAACTCGACCTGGCCGCCACCAACGCCCACGACCGCCTGACCGTCATCCCCCTCGTCCTCGCCTCGGTGCTGCTCGTCCTCATCCTGTTGCTGCGCAGCCTGGTCGCCCCGCTGCTCCTGGTCGCCGCCGTCGTGCTGGTGTGGGGCGCGGCGCTGGGTATCGGCGGACTGGTCTTCGGCCCGGTGTTCGGCTTCACCGGCGTCGACCCGGGGCTGCTCCTGCTGACGTTCGTCTTCCTGGTCGCCCTCGGCGTCGACTACGGCATCTTCCTGATGCACCGCACCCGCGAGGAGACCCGGGGCGGGGCCGAGCCGAGGCAGGCCGCGCTGACCGCGTTGCGCACCACCGGCGGAGTGATCGCCTCGGCCGGGATCGTCCTTGCGGCGACCTTCGCGGTGCTCGCCTCGCTGCCCCTCGTGATGTTCGTGGAGATGGGCACGGTCGTCGCGGCCGGGGTCGTCCTGGACACCTTCCTCGTCCGCACGTACCTGGTGACGAGCGCCAGCGTGCTGCTCGGCCGCAGGGTGTGGTGGCCGGGCCGGCCTTCCGGTACCCCGACCCCGGTTGCCGGATCCGTGCCGGAACTGGTCGGCGACCGGCGATGA